The following coding sequences lie in one Candidatus Paceibacterota bacterium genomic window:
- a CDS encoding YdeI/OmpD-associated family protein, whose protein sequence is MTTKNIAGGTVHKLPTDLRKSIISSPKALSAWQSLTPIARNEWICWTISPKKSETREEHVRRVRSELIEGMRRPCCWLGCIHRKDKKISRSVQWVLDKKKKGR, encoded by the coding sequence ATGACCACAAAAAATATTGCCGGAGGCACCGTTCATAAATTACCGACGGACTTGCGAAAATCTATTATTTCTTCGCCGAAGGCTCTTTCTGCTTGGCAATCTCTAACGCCTATTGCTCGAAACGAGTGGATCTGTTGGACCATATCTCCCAAAAAGTCAGAAACCCGGGAGGAGCATGTTCGACGAGTTCGTTCCGAGCTTATCGAAGGCATGCGCCGCCCTTGTTGCTGGCTCGGCTGTATTCACCGCAAAGATAAAAAAATTAGCCGATCAGTACAGTGGGTACTTGATAAGAAAAAGAAGGGGAGGTAA
- a CDS encoding AAA family ATPase has protein sequence MYLFNLGANLYILVLTGGPCGGKTSGLPYIISKLSARGYKVLVVSEVATKFFSSGVGIGEHDLTSLEFQEAVLRNILSEEAAVIEIAKIYRDRGQKVVVLCDRGTMDGEAYIGAEAYQKLILKIGETPRNLCEGRYHGVFHLRTAADGAEEFYTCENNETRRENVDEARILDMKTLNAWSRHFRPRVIDNSTDFQGKMKRLLQEICCCIGEPVPSGVEKKFLIKNFDQNLLKKLNVPLHRTEITQTYLLSDLPENSRRVRKRGTAEEGFLYFFTLKKEEPDASRLSHERIIDRREYETLLEFSDFSRRVIRKTRNCFFWRNQFFELDLFSDGLVILEVELTEEKEEMELPPLGVLEDVTHNPRYRNSQLARKV, from the coding sequence ATGTATCTATTCAATCTCGGAGCGAACCTTTACATTCTGGTTCTGACAGGCGGCCCTTGCGGTGGTAAAACCTCAGGTTTGCCCTACATCATTTCTAAACTCTCGGCTCGCGGCTATAAAGTGCTAGTGGTCTCTGAAGTGGCCACCAAATTCTTTTCTAGCGGCGTCGGTATTGGCGAACACGATCTCACTAGTTTGGAATTTCAGGAAGCAGTCCTTCGAAATATTCTTTCCGAAGAAGCGGCTGTTATTGAAATAGCTAAAATCTATCGAGATAGAGGTCAGAAAGTGGTAGTTCTCTGTGACCGAGGCACGATGGACGGAGAGGCTTATATCGGAGCCGAAGCTTATCAAAAACTCATCCTGAAAATCGGGGAAACTCCGCGGAATCTTTGCGAAGGACGCTATCACGGCGTTTTTCATCTTCGCACGGCGGCCGATGGCGCGGAGGAGTTCTATACTTGCGAGAACAATGAAACTCGTCGCGAAAACGTCGATGAAGCTCGCATATTGGACATGAAAACTCTCAATGCTTGGAGCCGCCATTTTCGGCCGCGAGTAATCGATAACAGTACTGATTTTCAGGGCAAAATGAAAAGGCTGCTTCAGGAAATCTGCTGTTGTATTGGTGAGCCAGTCCCTTCGGGAGTGGAGAAGAAGTTTCTGATTAAGAATTTTGATCAGAATCTTCTAAAAAAGCTGAATGTGCCACTCCACCGAACGGAGATTACTCAGACCTATCTTCTCTCTGACCTGCCGGAAAATTCCAGACGGGTTAGAAAACGCGGTACAGCGGAAGAAGGTTTTCTCTACTTCTTTACTTTGAAGAAAGAAGAACCCGATGCCAGCCGCTTGAGTCATGAGAGGATAATTGACCGGAGAGAGTACGAAACCCTGTTGGAATTTAGCGATTTCTCTCGAAGAGTCATTCGAAAAACTCGAAACTGCTTCTTCTGGCGCAATCAGTTCTTTGAACTTGATTTGTTCTCAGACGGTCTCGTCATTCTTGAGGTCGAGCTGACTGAAGAGAAGGAGGAGATGGAGCTGCCGCCACTCGGAGTCTTGGAAGATGTCACGCATAATCCAAGATATCGGAATAGTCAGCTGGCCAGAAAAGTTTAG
- a CDS encoding MFS transporter, translated as MNIRELFKILLPQTHLNRSLRILIIVNTFMVFVIGLFAPFYAIFVVGLGGNIAFAGFSWALFSIVCGILILLFTRWELQIKEQELLLALGYLLRGLVFLSYAFMGSMFQLIITQVLWGIAAAIGTPAFDAVYQTHTTQAESIVQWGGWEGIAAIATGLAALIGGILIQSFGYASIFLSMSIISFALGIYIWRLPREIL; from the coding sequence ATGAACATTCGAGAGCTTTTCAAGATCCTCTTGCCGCAAACCCACCTCAATCGGAGTCTTCGCATTTTGATAATTGTTAACACTTTCATGGTTTTTGTTATTGGTCTATTTGCGCCGTTTTACGCCATTTTTGTGGTGGGGCTAGGGGGCAATATTGCTTTCGCTGGCTTTTCTTGGGCCTTGTTTTCAATAGTTTGTGGTATTTTGATTTTGCTTTTTACGCGATGGGAGCTCCAGATTAAGGAACAAGAATTGCTTCTTGCGCTCGGCTATCTTTTAAGAGGATTGGTTTTTCTTAGTTACGCTTTCATGGGAAGCATGTTTCAACTGATCATTACCCAAGTGCTTTGGGGAATAGCAGCCGCTATCGGCACTCCAGCTTTTGATGCCGTTTATCAAACTCACACTACCCAAGCCGAATCGATCGTACAGTGGGGCGGTTGGGAAGGCATTGCCGCCATAGCTACCGGTTTAGCCGCTTTGATTGGAGGCATTCTTATTCAATCTTTCGGATATGCCTCCATCTTTTTATCAATGTCCATCATTTCTTTTGCTCTTGGAATTTATATTTGGCGCTTACCGAGGGAAATACTGTAG
- a CDS encoding DUF1761 domain-containing protein: MPINYLAVLVCGIAAMILGYLWYGPFFGKTWMREMGVSVETMSPEQTKGMGKRYFLMFIGALVMAWVLAHSIITAALYTGLTGVGLGLLIGFMSWLGFVAPVTLGSVLWENKSWKLWWINNSYYIVDLVIMGIILALWV, encoded by the coding sequence ATGCCTATTAATTATTTAGCGGTGTTGGTCTGTGGAATTGCAGCCATGATTCTTGGTTATCTTTGGTACGGTCCATTTTTTGGTAAAACTTGGATGCGGGAGATGGGAGTTTCTGTGGAGACGATGTCTCCGGAGCAGACGAAAGGAATGGGTAAGAGATACTTTTTGATGTTTATTGGTGCCCTAGTGATGGCTTGGGTTTTGGCTCATTCTATTATTACGGCAGCTCTCTATACCGGCCTTACTGGAGTTGGCTTGGGGTTATTAATCGGCTTCATGAGCTGGTTAGGTTTTGTTGCTCCCGTCACTCTCGGTTCCGTACTTTGGGAAAATAAAAGTTGGAAACTCTGGTGGATCAACAACAGCTATTACATTGTTGATCTCGTTATCATGGGCATAATTTTAGCCCTCTGGGTGTAG
- a CDS encoding DUF1801 domain-containing protein: protein MKPKTVDEYIRMAAPKARPHLRTLRQIIKKEVPEVKEKIGYSMPYYNYLGMFTGFAAFPNHIGLYTLNMHIKGDLKKRADKYVTSKGTMQFSYDKALPANLIRKLVREKGRRMEKKKKNYEK from the coding sequence ATGAAACCTAAAACTGTAGATGAATACATTAGGATGGCCGCGCCGAAGGCGCGGCCACATCTCCGAACTCTCCGTCAGATTATCAAAAAAGAGGTACCGGAAGTAAAAGAGAAAATCGGCTATAGCATGCCATATTACAATTACCTCGGGATGTTTACCGGCTTCGCTGCTTTCCCAAATCATATTGGGCTTTATACGTTGAACATGCATATTAAAGGAGATCTGAAAAAACGAGCGGACAAATACGTTACCAGCAAAGGGACAATGCAGTTTTCTTATGACAAAGCTCTCCCCGCAAATTTAATTAGAAAATTGGTTAGAGAAAAAGGCCGAAGAATGGAGAAAAAGAAAAAAAATTATGAAAAATAA
- a CDS encoding VOC family protein has protein sequence MNPVVHFQLPYEDGKRISKFYQQAFGWVTNETGPEMGNYINVGTTETDQKTMRPTTPGTINGGFYKRGDDLPSQIPNVVIAVEDINAALKKVEEAGGKINSQPQGIPGVGIFSTIIDTEGNHMVLLEPGPQNQ, from the coding sequence ATGAATCCAGTTGTTCACTTTCAATTGCCATATGAAGATGGCAAACGCATCAGCAAGTTCTATCAGCAGGCTTTTGGCTGGGTTACTAATGAGACTGGTCCGGAAATGGGTAACTATATTAATGTCGGTACTACTGAAACTGATCAGAAGACTATGCGGCCAACTACTCCCGGCACTATTAACGGTGGATTTTACAAAAGAGGAGATGATCTTCCCAGTCAGATCCCGAATGTAGTTATTGCCGTAGAAGATATAAACGCGGCCTTAAAAAAAGTGGAGGAAGCCGGTGGTAAGATTAACAGCCAGCCACAGGGTATTCCGGGAGTAGGTATATTTTCTACTATCATTGATACGGAAGGCAATCACATGGTGCTGTTGGAACCCGGTCCTCAAAACCAATAA
- a CDS encoding ferritin-like domain-containing protein, which yields MPTKARPRRVIGRKTHTKTLYDLLITKMQVLYDVEQNLVKNLPKVSEAVASSELKAVLEDHFEETINHVNRLEQCFELLDENPKRLEGEAISGLIKDAEWVIKNIEGPEAKDTNLVAALQYIEHYEIAGYGSAIAWARQVGRDEVADILEETLDEEKAADTNLTELATHKINERAIEIEEEE from the coding sequence ATGCCAACTAAAGCTAGGCCTAGAAGAGTTATTGGGAGGAAAACCCATACAAAAACCCTTTATGATCTGCTGATTACAAAAATGCAGGTGCTCTATGACGTAGAGCAGAATTTAGTAAAAAATTTACCGAAGGTGAGCGAGGCTGTTGCGAGCAGTGAATTGAAAGCGGTTCTGGAAGATCATTTTGAAGAAACTATTAATCATGTGAATAGACTGGAGCAGTGTTTTGAGCTCCTCGATGAAAATCCGAAGCGTCTGGAAGGTGAAGCCATCAGCGGATTGATTAAAGATGCCGAGTGGGTAATTAAAAATATTGAGGGACCGGAGGCCAAGGATACTAATCTGGTGGCCGCTCTTCAATATATCGAGCATTATGAAATAGCTGGATATGGTTCGGCGATAGCTTGGGCACGACAGGTGGGCCGCGATGAAGTAGCCGACATCCTGGAAGAAACTTTAGACGAGGAGAAAGCAGCCGATACTAATTTGACGGAGTTGGCTACTCACAAAATTAATGAGAGGGCGATTGAGATAGAAGAGGAGGAATAA
- a CDS encoding phosphatase PAP2 family protein, whose translation MKELFYRLPENILSCFKGRNLLWQLLAFLLTYLLIITGADWAYFQYFARHTETRTILFGAAILGFFVPVFLPLVLFCWGQIKRDFKTLRVSFAITQAEILGWMLSSFYKIFTGRAHPDLSGQTDISHVFHFGFWQGGIFWGWPSSHTAVAFALAGTIFALFPRKRFLKILIGFYALYIGIGVGATIHWFSDFVAGAILGLIIGSAVGRSFHSLLNNGQSFSKTD comes from the coding sequence ATGAAAGAGTTATTCTATAGACTGCCAGAAAATATCCTTTCTTGTTTTAAAGGCCGTAATTTACTTTGGCAGCTTCTGGCTTTTCTATTGACTTATTTACTGATAATCACCGGAGCGGATTGGGCTTACTTCCAATACTTTGCTCGGCACACAGAAACCCGTACCATTCTTTTCGGCGCTGCCATCCTCGGCTTTTTCGTACCGGTCTTTTTGCCTCTTGTACTGTTCTGTTGGGGGCAGATTAAAAGGGATTTTAAAACTCTTCGAGTCAGTTTTGCCATTACTCAAGCTGAAATTTTAGGATGGATGCTTTCCAGTTTTTATAAAATTTTTACGGGCCGCGCTCATCCCGATCTTAGTGGCCAAACCGACATCAGTCACGTTTTTCATTTCGGTTTCTGGCAAGGCGGAATTTTCTGGGGCTGGCCATCTTCTCATACGGCCGTCGCTTTTGCCTTGGCGGGTACTATCTTCGCTCTATTTCCCAGAAAAAGATTTCTAAAAATTCTAATTGGTTTTTACGCTCTATATATTGGTATTGGAGTAGGGGCTACCATTCACTGGTTTTCCGACTTTGTAGCCGGAGCCATTTTAGGTCTCATTATTGGTTCGGCAGTCGGTCGCAGCTTTCATTCACTCTTAAATAATGGTCAAAGCTTTTCAAAAACTGACTGA
- a CDS encoding DUF2914 domain-containing protein, with amino-acid sequence MVKAFQKLTEWYWKYERPLSSLGLIGGFLFDIFTLTRVDELLENIWVGFHLIVAAVGILMLNLYEEGRLKEKVPGRAHFWWTFVIQFAFGGLFSVYLVFYSRSANFFASWPFLVVLALNFLANERLRERYRRAGFQMAMLFLGIFFYCLYIVPIIVGQISSQIFILSGLISLAAMALFLLILFAISPKRMKQEKWLIMPAVALSYLLINFLYFAHVIPPIPLSLKAAGVYHSISRDPTTGNYFVTEETNSNPWYQYFLIRPTIHLVSGEPAYVFSSVFAPARFATGIVHRWQYYDQVRKEWLTESVIRLGIVGGRESGYRTFSLKAGLAAGRWRVSVETPEGQVIGRLDFNVEPAATTPLLQEKWQ; translated from the coding sequence ATGGTCAAAGCTTTTCAAAAACTGACTGAATGGTATTGGAAATACGAGCGACCACTTTCTTCGCTCGGTCTAATTGGCGGTTTTCTTTTTGATATCTTCACTCTGACGAGAGTGGATGAGCTCCTGGAAAATATCTGGGTCGGTTTTCATTTGATTGTAGCGGCCGTTGGGATTCTGATGTTGAATTTATATGAAGAGGGAAGACTGAAAGAAAAAGTGCCGGGACGGGCTCACTTCTGGTGGACTTTTGTTATCCAGTTTGCTTTCGGCGGCCTCTTCAGTGTCTACCTAGTCTTTTATTCTCGCAGCGCTAACTTTTTTGCCAGCTGGCCGTTTTTGGTAGTACTTGCTTTAAACTTTCTAGCGAATGAGCGGCTTCGCGAACGCTATCGACGAGCCGGTTTTCAGATGGCTATGCTTTTTCTCGGCATCTTCTTTTACTGTCTTTACATTGTGCCAATTATCGTCGGCCAGATTTCCAGTCAAATTTTTATTTTAAGCGGCCTTATTAGTCTCGCAGCTATGGCTCTTTTCCTTCTGATTCTTTTTGCCATCTCACCAAAAAGAATGAAACAGGAGAAATGGTTGATCATGCCAGCTGTGGCCCTCTCTTATCTTTTAATTAATTTTCTCTATTTCGCTCACGTTATTCCGCCCATCCCGTTATCTCTAAAAGCAGCCGGCGTTTATCACTCAATTTCGCGCGATCCGACCACGGGCAACTACTTTGTAACAGAGGAAACAAACAGCAATCCGTGGTATCAATATTTTTTAATTCGGCCAACTATCCATCTGGTTTCCGGGGAGCCGGCGTACGTCTTCAGCTCGGTTTTTGCCCCTGCCCGTTTTGCCACCGGCATCGTTCATCGCTGGCAATATTATGATCAAGTGCGAAAAGAATGGTTAACAGAGAGTGTTATTCGGCTTGGAATTGTCGGAGGAAGAGAAAGCGGCTACCGAACCTTTTCTTTAAAGGCCGGTCTTGCGGCCGGTCGCTGGCGAGTGAGTGTAGAAACACCGGAAGGGCAGGTGATTGGCCGGCTCGACTTTAATGTCGAGCCGGCCGCAACCACTCCACTTTTGCAGGAGAAGTGGCAGTAA
- the msrB gene encoding peptide-methionine (R)-S-oxide reductase MsrB, which yields MNKTFPTDEELKKKDPELYRIAREKGTEMPGTGQYLHSKEKGMFKCAVCGAALFPSDVKFDSGSGWPSFYDALPNAVKLEEDNSLGMHRTEVSCANCGAHLGHLFNDAPQTPTGARYCINGVCLDLEKENENH from the coding sequence GTGAATAAAACATTTCCTACAGACGAAGAATTGAAGAAAAAAGATCCAGAACTTTATCGCATAGCTCGGGAGAAGGGAACCGAGATGCCGGGAACCGGTCAATATCTCCACTCAAAAGAAAAGGGGATGTTTAAATGCGCCGTTTGCGGAGCAGCTCTTTTTCCTTCGGATGTTAAATTCGATTCGGGTAGTGGTTGGCCGAGCTTCTATGACGCTTTGCCTAACGCCGTTAAACTGGAGGAAGACAATAGTTTAGGAATGCATCGCACCGAAGTCAGCTGTGCTAACTGCGGTGCACATCTCGGCCATCTTTTCAATGATGCCCCTCAAACCCCAACAGGTGCCCGCTACTGCATTAACGGGGTTTGTCTTGATTTAGAAAAAGAAAATGAAAATCACTAA
- a CDS encoding MBL fold metallo-hydrolase: MKITKLGHCCLIIEEKGLKILTDPGNYTHKQNEVTGIDIVLISHEHSDHYHLDSVKALMKNNPTARLISNGAVGSLLEKEGFKYEKVGDGEKIEIGGVLIEGFGKDHAPIYKDLMLVENTGYLINSYLYIPGDAFHAPSKGVLVLALPVAGPWVKISDSIDYALEVKPKKTFPVHDANLRILGGAPYYVSKEILEKNNIEFLPLELDKPTEI, from the coding sequence ATGAAAATCACTAAACTCGGACATTGCTGTTTGATAATTGAAGAGAAAGGATTAAAGATCTTGACCGATCCGGGCAACTATACTCACAAACAAAATGAAGTAACGGGGATTGATATTGTCCTAATCAGTCACGAACATTCCGATCACTATCACTTGGATTCAGTCAAAGCTTTGATGAAGAATAATCCGACAGCTCGACTGATTAGCAATGGCGCCGTCGGAAGCCTTCTGGAAAAAGAAGGTTTTAAATATGAAAAAGTGGGAGATGGAGAGAAGATAGAAATCGGCGGAGTATTAATCGAGGGATTTGGTAAAGATCATGCGCCGATTTATAAAGACTTGATGCTGGTAGAAAACACCGGATATCTGATCAATTCATATTTGTATATTCCGGGAGATGCTTTTCATGCGCCATCCAAAGGAGTTTTAGTGTTGGCTTTGCCGGTAGCCGGTCCTTGGGTGAAGATTTCCGATTCGATTGATTATGCCTTAGAAGTGAAACCCAAAAAGACTTTTCCCGTTCACGATGCCAATCTTAGAATTCTCGGCGGAGCGCCGTATTATGTTTCCAAAGAAATTTTAGAGAAAAACAACATTGAGTTTCTGCCGCTTGAATTAGACAAGCCAACAGAGATATAA
- a CDS encoding gamma-glutamylcyclotransferase family protein, with the protein METIFAYGTLKDPKVQQEVIGREIEGAADHLDGCIKSHFQHGDRKTYPVIICPIEGHGVDGITFDVTPEELTKIDQYEEDFYKRQRVRLKSGREAWTYTK; encoded by the coding sequence ATGGAAACTATCTTTGCCTATGGAACACTGAAAGATCCGAAAGTTCAGCAAGAAGTGATTGGTCGGGAAATTGAAGGAGCGGCCGATCATCTGGATGGCTGCATTAAATCTCATTTTCAGCATGGCGATCGAAAGACTTATCCGGTTATTATTTGTCCGATTGAAGGCCATGGCGTAGACGGAATCACCTTTGATGTTACGCCGGAAGAATTAACAAAAATCGATCAATACGAAGAAGATTTCTATAAACGCCAAAGAGTAAGATTAAAAAGCGGCAGGGAAGCCTGGACGTATACGAAATAG
- a CDS encoding aminotransferase class IV produces MKGIVFDAQKRAFIPLEKAAVPITDIAFQRAAGVFETLLSYNGKPFHLREHLKRLQVSAKLLGIKEHYLLSYLEEKVRLGLGKIKAPIVSVKIIITGGDSSYLSLENDPRLYIIFNPFNPEKFWPKYAFEKGVSLLTTPILRTLPSVKSLNYVGAVVSNQTAVRKKYYDSLYATKDHILEGTTFNFAIIIKNNLITPADQVLDGITMQVAMKLAKKIGLNVFEKNITFKELRQAEEAFLTSSYREVMPVVRVDNIKIGSGRPGPYSQRLEELYRAETQK; encoded by the coding sequence ATGAAAGGTATCGTCTTCGATGCTCAAAAAAGGGCCTTCATTCCACTCGAAAAAGCGGCCGTGCCAATCACCGACATTGCTTTTCAGCGAGCGGCTGGAGTTTTCGAAACCCTCCTCTCTTACAACGGCAAGCCATTCCATCTAAGGGAACATTTAAAACGATTACAAGTTTCCGCCAAGCTCCTCGGCATCAAGGAACACTATCTCCTTTCATATCTCGAAGAAAAAGTCAGGCTAGGCTTAGGCAAGATAAAAGCTCCAATTGTTTCCGTCAAAATCATTATTACCGGCGGCGACAGCTCCTATCTTTCTCTAGAAAATGACCCCCGGCTCTATATCATCTTCAATCCTTTTAATCCGGAGAAATTCTGGCCAAAATACGCCTTTGAAAAAGGAGTTTCGCTTCTCACTACACCCATTCTAAGGACCCTGCCCTCGGTGAAATCTCTCAATTATGTCGGAGCGGTAGTTTCAAATCAGACAGCCGTGCGCAAGAAATATTATGATTCACTTTACGCCACCAAAGATCATATTTTAGAAGGCACGACCTTTAACTTTGCCATCATTATTAAAAATAATCTGATTACACCTGCTGATCAGGTCCTCGACGGTATTACCATGCAGGTTGCCATGAAGCTGGCTAAAAAGATCGGGCTAAATGTTTTTGAAAAGAATATTACTTTCAAAGAACTCCGACAGGCCGAGGAAGCCTTTCTAACTTCTTCTTATCGGGAAGTAATGCCAGTAGTTAGAGTTGATAACATTAAAATTGGCAGCGGCCGACCCGGTCCGTACAGCCAAAGACTAGAGGAACTCTATCGGGCGGAAACCCAAAAATAG
- a CDS encoding dolichyl-phosphate beta-glucosyltransferase: MPLFLSIIIPCFNEEARIGSTLEAIGRFLGEQEYETEIIVVDNGSIDRSREIIRQFEGRVTNLRLLERHSHGKGYAVREGMVNASGKYRLFTDADNSTDIKQLPQLLSFARAGFDVVIGSRKITGSEIISPQPPLRIFLGNLFQWIVRLLIPLEIADTQDGFKLFSQRAAEKIFRHQTSFYWAFDVEILALAKRFGFRIKEVPIVWVNDERSGMNFKGMIRMFFEVLLIRIHLWTWDYRS; this comes from the coding sequence ATGCCTCTTTTTCTCTCTATTATTATCCCCTGTTTCAACGAAGAAGCCCGAATTGGCTCTACTTTAGAGGCCATCGGCAGGTTTTTAGGAGAGCAAGAATACGAAACTGAAATAATCGTAGTAGATAATGGCTCAATTGACCGAAGCCGAGAAATTATTAGGCAGTTTGAAGGTAGAGTCACGAATTTAAGGCTTTTAGAGCGGCACAGTCATGGCAAGGGTTATGCCGTTCGCGAAGGTATGGTAAACGCTTCCGGCAAATACCGTCTTTTTACTGATGCTGATAATTCTACCGATATCAAGCAACTGCCCCAGCTTCTGTCTTTTGCTCGCGCCGGTTTTGATGTGGTGATAGGTTCTCGGAAGATTACCGGCTCCGAAATTATTTCCCCTCAACCACCATTACGGATTTTTCTGGGAAATCTTTTTCAGTGGATAGTGCGTCTTTTAATACCACTTGAAATTGCGGACACTCAAGATGGTTTTAAACTTTTTTCCCAACGTGCAGCCGAAAAAATTTTCCGCCATCAAACATCTTTTTACTGGGCTTTTGATGTGGAGATTTTGGCTCTAGCTAAGAGATTTGGATTTAGAATCAAGGAAGTACCGATTGTCTGGGTTAATGATGAGCGAAGCGGTATGAACTTCAAAGGAATGATTAGAATGTTTTTTGAAGTTCTGCTGATTAGAATCCATCTTTGGACTTGGGATTATCGAAGTTAA
- a CDS encoding GtrA family protein, with translation MMEINMKEKIFNRLPKSIAFRQFIKFSLVGIVNTLIDISVYFDLKHWTFYFTYHLSLAKTISFLTAVTFSFFTNRSFTFNRKSRVNWNEALRFYATVGSGVFLNVLIHFLTRTYLNFPDILALLTASFSTLFWNFLFARFWVFKNV, from the coding sequence ATGATGGAAATAAATATGAAGGAAAAAATTTTTAATCGTCTCCCCAAATCAATTGCTTTCCGGCAGTTTATAAAATTCTCGTTAGTGGGAATTGTTAACACCTTAATAGATATATCTGTCTATTTTGATTTAAAACACTGGACTTTTTATTTTACTTATCACTTAAGTCTGGCAAAGACAATTTCTTTTTTGACTGCCGTCACTTTTAGTTTTTTTACCAATCGTTCTTTTACTTTTAATCGAAAAAGTCGTGTCAATTGGAACGAAGCCTTGCGTTTTTATGCAACGGTTGGCAGCGGTGTGTTTTTAAATGTCTTGATTCATTTTCTGACCCGTACTTATCTGAATTTTCCCGATATTCTAGCGCTTTTGACCGCCTCTTTCAGTACCTTGTTTTGGAATTTCCTTTTTGCTCGATTTTGGGTCTTTAAAAATGTCTAA
- a CDS encoding DUF192 domain-containing protein, translating to MRNTTKILLIGFLILIIVLCLLHFWPKGQVQAPAINAIKDTNNYATTSLSIGQDHITVEIADTEEKRTLGLGNRSSLPLNTGMLFIFDHPDHYGFWMKDTKIALDMIWISEDKKIVDIKSDVLPETYPMVFRPQSLALYVLELPAGYAKIHQIKTGEQVNF from the coding sequence ATGAGAAACACCACTAAAATTTTATTAATCGGTTTTCTAATTTTAATTATTGTACTATGTCTTTTACATTTTTGGCCTAAAGGACAAGTACAGGCTCCTGCTATCAATGCTATAAAGGACACAAATAATTACGCTACCACCAGTCTTTCTATAGGACAGGATCACATTACGGTAGAAATAGCCGACACTGAAGAGAAGCGAACCCTAGGTTTAGGTAATCGTTCGAGCCTTCCTCTAAACACTGGCATGCTTTTTATTTTTGATCACCCTGATCATTATGGTTTCTGGATGAAGGACACTAAAATTGCTCTTGATATGATTTGGATTAGTGAAGATAAAAAAATTGTTGACATTAAAAGTGACGTTTTGCCCGAAACTTATCCGATGGTTTTTCGTCCCCAATCGCTTGCTCTATATGTTCTCGAATTACCGGCTGGTTACGCTAAAATCCATCAAATAAAAACAGGTGAGCAGGTAAATTTCTAA